The following proteins are encoded in a genomic region of Neoarius graeffei isolate fNeoGra1 chromosome 6, fNeoGra1.pri, whole genome shotgun sequence:
- the mterf2 gene encoding transcription termination factor 2, mitochondrial: MNGADSSRHTPVTCADMLRSLTVSLMFCRWAQPFHSMQYSSVRQAENPSTVNALYSLSVDISKIRKLKGWVLHQSPAYVMETVTMLRTLGARDLLITQVLEHHPEAILCPPVHLEAQKELWMSICSSPSDLIGIIEKFPASFFTSSCHIDHQRANIAFFQNLGLNKRVIAKLMASAPQNFRKPVEQNNEMVQALQKTYLELGGNDANMKVWLQKLLSQNPYVLMRSPEVMRNNFNFLIKQGFTSSELLQLLSKLKGFVTELHPESMGLTLNFSQETLGCSDQQLRQIVLQCPALLYYSVPSLTDRLKCLLSAGISLQQIMQTPTVLELTTQIIQYRIQKLCSYGHDIKTGSLELLNGTKKDFEMNCGKLLLRRERPLFNPVAPLRTDE; the protein is encoded by the exons ATGAACGGGGCAGATA GTAGCAGACACACACCTGTTACATGTGCAGACATGCTACGCTCTCTCACAGTATCCCTGATGTTTTGTCGGTGGGCCCAGCCATTCCACAGCATGCAATACTCCTCCGTCAGGCAGGCTGAGAACCCATCCACTGTAAATGCACTTTACAGCCTGTCAGTTGATATCTCAAAAATCCGAAAGCTCAAGGGCTGGGTGCTGCACCAGAGTCCAGCTTATGTGATGGAGACTGTGACCATGCTGAGAACCTTGGGGGCCAGAGACCTGCTGATTACTCAAGTGCTTGAACACCACCCAGAGGCAATCCTCTGCCCACCTGTACATTTGGAGGCTCAAAAGGAACTGTGGATGTCCATCTGTTCCAGCCCCAGTGATCTAATTGGCATCATTGAAAAGTTCCCAGCCTCATTTTTCACCTCATCATGCCATATTGATCACCAAAGGGCCAACATTGCATTCTTCCAGAACCttggccttaataaacgtgtcatTGCTAAGTTGATGGCGAGTGCCCCACAGAACTTCAGAAAACCTGTTGAGCAGAACAATGAGATGGTCCAGGCCCTTCAAAAGACATACTTGGAACTAGGAGGAAATGATGCCAATATGAAGGTCTGGCTGCAGAAGCTTCTGAGTCAGAACCCGTACGTGCTCATGAGGTCTCCAGAAGTTATGAGGAATAACTTCAACTTCCTGATTAAACAGGGCTTCACTAGCAGTGAGCTCCTTCAGCTTCTCTCCAAACTTAAAGGCTTTGTCACagagcttcacccagaatcaatggGTCTTACTTTGAATTTCTCACAGGAAACACTGGGCTGCAGTGATCAGCAACTTCGACAGATTGTGCTGCAGTGCCCAGCATTGCTATACTACTCTGTACCCAGTTTGACAGACAGATTGAAATGCCTACTCAGTGCTGGAATTAGCCTGCAGCAGATCATGCAGACACCCACAGTCCTGGAACTGACCACACAGATAATTCAGTATCGCATTCAGAAGCTGTGTTCTTATGGTCATGATATTAAGACGGGGAGCTTGGAGCTCCTCAATGGCACCAAGAAAGACTTCGAAATGAACTGTGGAAAATTGCTTCTGAGGCGAGAGCGTCCACTCTTTAACCCAGTAGCACCTCTAAGGACAGATGAGTGA